One uncultured Gellertiella sp. genomic window carries:
- a CDS encoding Ppx/GppA phosphatase family protein, translating into MVESEAQGRLPGIAPVSVIDIGSNSIRLVIYEGLSRAPAILFNEKVLCGLGKGIATTGRMDEEAIRRALAALKRFHALSIQSRASQMFAVATAAAREATNGPDFIRRAEAVLGTRVVVLSGEEEAYYSALGIVSGYHHADGIVGDFGGGSLELIDLRERETSGGLTLPLGGLRIADEADGSMGKARSFILTHLARAPVIFQGAGRTFYAVGGTWRNIAKLHMEARNYPLHMMQGYEVEFDEILMFLDDLISTRDNKILGAVSKSRRGLIPYGAMAMREVIARMKPARVSFSAQGVREGYLYALLPKAERERDPLLAAASELAILRARSPEHAREIAEWSGQMFPFFGVSETEDESRFRQAACLLADISWRAHPDYRGLQALNVIAHGSFVGITHPGRAFIALANYYRYEGLNDDSASTPLAAIATDRLLERAKLLGGLLRVVYLFSASMPGVVKNLTFQKSTTAGIDLDFVVPAQYRDFVGERVEGRLQQLAKLTGRKLQFRFV; encoded by the coding sequence ATGGTTGAATCAGAAGCGCAAGGGCGCCTGCCGGGGATCGCCCCTGTCTCCGTCATCGACATCGGATCGAACTCGATCCGACTGGTGATCTATGAGGGTCTGTCACGTGCGCCTGCCATTCTCTTCAACGAAAAGGTGCTGTGCGGGCTTGGCAAGGGCATAGCCACCACGGGCCGGATGGACGAGGAGGCGATCCGGCGGGCGCTTGCGGCGCTGAAGCGCTTTCATGCCCTAAGCATCCAGTCGCGCGCCTCGCAGATGTTTGCCGTTGCCACCGCCGCCGCCCGCGAGGCGACCAACGGCCCCGATTTCATCCGGCGGGCGGAAGCCGTTCTCGGCACCCGTGTCGTGGTGCTGTCGGGCGAGGAAGAGGCCTATTATTCCGCACTCGGCATCGTCAGCGGCTATCACCATGCCGATGGCATCGTCGGTGATTTCGGCGGCGGTTCGCTGGAACTGATCGATCTCCGGGAACGGGAAACCTCCGGTGGCCTGACCCTGCCGCTCGGGGGCCTGCGCATCGCCGACGAGGCCGATGGCTCGATGGGCAAGGCGCGCAGTTTCATCCTCACCCATCTCGCGCGGGCACCGGTCATCTTTCAGGGGGCAGGGCGGACCTTCTATGCGGTCGGCGGCACCTGGCGCAACATCGCCAAGCTGCACATGGAGGCGCGCAACTATCCGCTCCACATGATGCAGGGCTACGAGGTCGAGTTCGATGAGATCCTGATGTTTCTCGACGACCTGATTTCGACCAGGGACAACAAGATACTTGGCGCGGTCTCCAAGAGCCGGCGCGGGCTCATCCCCTATGGGGCGATGGCAATGCGCGAGGTGATTGCCCGGATGAAACCCGCCCGGGTGTCCTTCAGCGCGCAAGGGGTGCGCGAGGGCTATCTCTATGCGCTTCTCCCCAAGGCCGAGCGCGAGCGCGACCCGCTGCTGGCGGCGGCAAGCGAGCTTGCGATCCTGCGCGCCCGTTCGCCGGAACATGCCCGCGAAATTGCCGAATGGTCGGGCCAGATGTTCCCCTTCTTCGGCGTGAGCGAGACGGAAGACGAAAGCCGGTTCCGCCAGGCGGCCTGCCTGCTTGCCGATATCAGCTGGCGCGCCCATCCGGATTATCGCGGGCTGCAGGCGCTGAACGTCATCGCCCATGGCTCCTTTGTCGGCATCACCCATCCCGGCCGCGCCTTCATCGCGCTTGCCAATTACTACCGCTACGAGGGCCTGAACGACGACAGCGCCTCCACGCCGCTCGCCGCCATTGCCACCGACCGGCTTTTGGAACGGGCCAAGCTGCTCGGCGGCCTGCTGCGCGTCGTCTACCTGTTTTCCGCCTCGATGCCCGGCGTGGTGAAGAACCTCACCTTCCAGAAATCCACGACAGCAGGCATCGACCTCGATTTCGTCGTCCCCGCCCAGTACCGCGATTTCGTCGGCGAGCGGGTGGAAGGACGCTTGCAGCAGCTTGCCAAGCTGACGGGCCGGAAGCTGCAGTTCCGGTTTGTGTGA
- a CDS encoding DUF4258 domain-containing protein, which yields MSEAWTPGVATDHIRAIAHDHSLTIAYKQHAKDRLEERNLIISDVLYALKNGFVYREGVPATRPGFFRYRVECRTPNSGSRAIGVVVIPNRAGCYLKIVTVMWIDEFERVAGSIIGEEND from the coding sequence GTGTCTGAGGCGTGGACGCCGGGTGTGGCTACCGATCACATACGTGCAATTGCTCACGATCATTCGCTGACAATTGCCTATAAGCAGCATGCGAAGGATCGCCTGGAGGAGCGCAACCTCATCATATCCGACGTGCTTTATGCGTTGAAGAATGGTTTCGTCTATAGGGAGGGTGTGCCTGCGACCAGGCCCGGATTTTTCCGCTATCGCGTTGAATGCCGGACGCCCAACAGCGGCAGTCGTGCCATTGGCGTGGTTGTTATCCCAAATCGGGCAGGCTGCTATCTAAAGATCGTAACCGTCATGTGGATTGATGAATTCGAGCGGGTCGCAGGATCGATTATTGGAGAAGAAAATGACTAG
- a CDS encoding helix-turn-helix domain-containing protein, which translates to MTRVDHHYTECGLLNVYISNMPGDVDDEGDAVITIPAVNELHRVIATGIVNHSKGISSDELRFLRSEMGLTQHELADLVHRDKQSIGRWERGEVAIDSSAEALIRRLAIEKLELSIALGIDELSRRSIPTAEMQTISIRKTDGVTGPYELIAA; encoded by the coding sequence ATGACTAGGGTCGATCATCACTACACCGAATGCGGATTGCTGAATGTTTACATCAGCAATATGCCGGGTGACGTAGACGATGAGGGCGATGCCGTCATCACGATCCCGGCTGTAAACGAGTTGCATCGTGTTATCGCGACAGGAATTGTAAATCATTCCAAAGGCATCAGCAGTGACGAGCTGCGATTTCTGAGATCCGAAATGGGTCTTACGCAACACGAACTGGCTGATCTGGTTCATCGCGACAAGCAATCGATTGGACGGTGGGAGCGTGGCGAGGTCGCAATCGACAGTTCTGCTGAAGCGTTGATACGTCGTCTGGCAATTGAAAAGCTTGAGCTTTCGATTGCTTTGGGAATCGACGAATTGTCGCGCCGCAGTATCCCAACGGCGGAAATGCAAACCATTTCCATTCGCAAGACCGACGGCGTTACCGGCCCCTACGAACTGATTGCCGCCTGA
- the fosX gene encoding FosX/FosE/FosI family fosfomycin resistance hydrolase: MVSGISHLTFIVRDLDRMEEILCGVLGARRVHDSGLHSHSLAPERFFLVGEGDAEIWIAIMQGEPLSARSYNHIAFKIGDSAYAPCLERIYALGLEVRQSRPRVIGEGQSIYFHDDDNHLFELHTGTLKDRLEACRALFAETGDIAPP, encoded by the coding sequence ATGGTCAGCGGCATCAGCCATCTCACCTTCATCGTGCGCGATCTCGACCGGATGGAGGAGATCCTGTGCGGCGTGCTGGGGGCGCGGCGGGTCCATGACAGCGGTTTGCACAGCCACTCGCTGGCACCGGAGCGGTTTTTCCTGGTCGGCGAAGGTGATGCGGAGATCTGGATCGCCATCATGCAGGGCGAGCCGCTCAGCGCCCGCAGCTACAATCACATCGCCTTCAAGATCGGGGACAGTGCCTATGCCCCCTGTCTGGAGCGGATCTATGCGCTTGGCCTCGAAGTCCGCCAGAGCCGCCCCCGGGTGATCGGCGAAGGCCAGTCGATCTATTTCCACGACGACGACAATCACCTGTTCGAGCTTCACACCGGCACGCTGAAGGACCGGCTGGAAGCCTGCAGGGCACTTTTCGCGGAAACCGGCGATATTGCGCCGCCCTGA
- the rnd gene encoding ribonuclease D — translation MIDTTAALEKACQQLAKSDYVTIDTEFLRETTFWPILCLIQMASPELEVIVDPMARDIDLAPFFRLMADSNVIKVFHAARQDLEIIYNLGRIIPHPIFDTQVAAMVCGFGDSISYDQLVNRTKGVQIDKSSRFTDWSHRPLSEKQLAYALADVTHLRDVYQLLKAQLEREGRSLWLTEEMAILESPVTYDLPPEDAWTRLKMRLKKPQELAVLRGVAAWREREARSRNVPRSRVLKDDTIYEIAQQQPKDAEALGRLRTVPKGWERSTNGAAVIEAVNAALDLPKAEMPQPLRYSQPPEGAAAATELLKVLLKLISDKHGVAAKVIANSEDLEKIAAEGDRAEVQAMQGWRKDLFGDVALKLIRGDVALRFVDRKVEAVEL, via the coding sequence ATAATTGATACCACTGCCGCTCTTGAGAAGGCCTGCCAGCAACTGGCAAAGTCGGACTACGTCACCATCGACACGGAGTTCCTGCGCGAAACCACCTTCTGGCCGATTCTCTGCCTGATCCAGATGGCAAGCCCGGAGCTGGAAGTGATCGTCGATCCCATGGCCCGGGACATCGATCTCGCGCCCTTCTTCCGGCTAATGGCCGACAGCAACGTCATCAAGGTATTCCATGCCGCCCGGCAGGATCTGGAAATCATCTACAATCTCGGGCGGATCATCCCGCATCCAATCTTCGACACCCAGGTGGCCGCGATGGTCTGCGGCTTCGGCGACAGCATCTCCTATGACCAGCTGGTCAACCGCACCAAGGGCGTGCAGATCGACAAATCCTCCCGCTTTACCGACTGGAGCCATCGCCCGCTGTCGGAAAAGCAGCTGGCCTATGCGCTGGCGGATGTCACCCATCTGCGCGATGTCTACCAGCTGCTGAAGGCACAGCTCGAGCGCGAGGGGCGCTCGCTGTGGCTGACGGAAGAAATGGCGATCCTCGAATCGCCCGTCACCTATGACCTGCCGCCGGAAGATGCCTGGACACGGCTGAAGATGCGGCTGAAGAAGCCGCAGGAACTGGCCGTGCTGCGCGGGGTCGCCGCCTGGCGCGAACGGGAGGCGCGGTCGCGCAACGTGCCGCGCTCGCGGGTGCTGAAGGACGACACGATCTACGAAATCGCCCAGCAGCAGCCGAAGGACGCCGAGGCGCTCGGTCGCCTGCGCACCGTGCCGAAGGGCTGGGAGCGCTCGACCAATGGCGCGGCCGTCATCGAGGCGGTCAACGCCGCGCTCGACCTGCCGAAGGCCGAGATGCCGCAGCCACTGCGCTACAGCCAGCCGCCCGAAGGGGCGGCGGCTGCGACCGAACTCCTCAAGGTGCTGCTGAAACTGATCTCCGACAAGCACGGCGTCGCCGCCAAGGTGATCGCCAACAGCGAGGATCTCGAAAAGATCGCCGCCGAGGGCGACAGGGCCGAGGTGCAGGCAATGCAGGGCTGGCGCAAGGACCTGTTCGGCGATGTCGCGCTGAAACTGATCCGCGGCGACGTGGCGCTGCGCTTCGTCGACCGCAAGGTGGAAGCCGTCGAGCTCTGA
- a CDS encoding multicopper oxidase family protein, which yields MLSLNRRQILKASALLAATGLAGGLAGRLAGASALPAPVELKPQPLDFDLTGKGMTKAMMSYRPDGMPPVLTARQGEPFAARLVNGLSEPTTIHWHGMRLKNAMDGVPVLTQPYVYPKDSFDYAFTPPDAGTFWYHPHCNTLEQMGRGLAGMLVVAGRDDPEFDAEIPLMLRDWRLGGDSQFIEAFKPRDAAKAGTYGTFRTADWKAEPQFDAPAGGLLRLRLLAADVTRIYAFQLQGADAEVIAIDGNPVPERFALASQMVGPGQRLDLAVLMPATEGAVATLCDIRGSQPKVVATFRAKGPSLKRALAGLGPLTANPVPAFDASTAETIPMVLSATAENKPGQSICGSIGYTFWSINKVAWSGDTDPTAPLAEMKLGRSYRIRLENVTPHAHPIHLHGMNFVVLSSTKRTVQPYVTDTWLMLPDEKVELGLVADNPGDWVFHCHIIEHQKSGMTSYLRVV from the coding sequence ATGCTCTCTCTCAATCGCCGCCAGATATTGAAGGCAAGTGCGCTTCTTGCTGCCACCGGTCTTGCGGGCGGGCTTGCCGGGCGGCTGGCGGGTGCCTCTGCCCTGCCCGCGCCGGTCGAGCTGAAACCGCAGCCGCTGGATTTCGACCTGACCGGCAAGGGCATGACCAAAGCCATGATGTCCTATCGCCCCGACGGCATGCCGCCGGTTCTCACCGCCCGGCAGGGCGAGCCCTTTGCGGCAAGGCTGGTGAACGGTCTCTCCGAACCCACCACCATCCACTGGCACGGCATGCGGCTGAAGAATGCCATGGACGGCGTGCCGGTGCTGACCCAGCCCTATGTCTATCCGAAGGACAGCTTCGACTACGCCTTCACGCCGCCGGATGCGGGCACCTTCTGGTATCACCCGCATTGCAACACGCTGGAACAGATGGGGCGCGGCCTTGCGGGCATGCTCGTCGTTGCCGGCCGGGACGATCCTGAATTCGACGCCGAAATTCCGCTGATGCTGCGCGACTGGCGGCTCGGCGGCGACAGCCAGTTCATCGAGGCCTTCAAGCCGCGCGATGCCGCCAAGGCAGGCACCTATGGCACGTTCCGCACCGCCGACTGGAAGGCGGAACCGCAATTCGACGCCCCCGCCGGCGGGCTGTTGCGGCTACGGCTGCTGGCCGCCGATGTCACCCGCATCTATGCCTTCCAGCTTCAGGGCGCGGATGCCGAGGTGATCGCCATCGACGGCAATCCGGTACCGGAGCGCTTTGCCCTCGCCAGCCAGATGGTCGGTCCGGGCCAGCGGCTGGATCTGGCGGTGCTGATGCCCGCCACGGAAGGCGCGGTCGCCACCCTCTGCGACATCAGGGGCAGCCAGCCGAAGGTGGTCGCGACATTCCGGGCGAAGGGTCCGTCGCTGAAGCGGGCACTGGCCGGTCTCGGCCCCCTCACCGCCAATCCGGTGCCGGCCTTTGATGCCAGCACCGCCGAAACCATCCCGATGGTGCTGTCGGCGACAGCGGAAAACAAGCCGGGCCAGAGCATCTGCGGCTCGATCGGCTATACATTCTGGTCGATCAACAAGGTCGCCTGGTCCGGCGATACCGATCCGACAGCCCCCCTGGCCGAAATGAAGCTCGGGCGCAGCTACCGGATCCGGCTGGAAAACGTCACGCCGCATGCCCATCCGATCCATCTGCACGGGATGAATTTTGTCGTGCTCTCCTCCACCAAGCGCACGGTGCAGCCTTACGTCACCGATACCTGGCTGATGCTGCCCGACGAGAAGGTGGAACTGGGGCTGGTCGCCGACAATCCCGGTGACTGGGTGTTCCATTGCCACATCATCGAGCATCAAAAGAGCGGGATGACCAGCTATTTGCGGGTGGTTTGA
- a CDS encoding helix-turn-helix domain-containing protein: protein MTARPNDTRDQILKAASRLFYRQGVRDVSMDAIAEKAALTKRTVYYHFRSKDDLIAAWLAMRDKPNLALYQQWYAAAEGLPAERTEALFVALARTAGGTHWRGCGFLRTSAELADMPGHPAMKVATAHKKAVEAWLAATYAGAGIAGPALLAMQVRLLLDGCFAAGLLHREPDYMLAAGKAAATLVEAAATL from the coding sequence ATGACAGCCAGACCGAATGACACGCGTGACCAGATCCTGAAGGCCGCCTCGCGGCTGTTCTACCGGCAGGGCGTGCGCGATGTCAGCATGGATGCGATTGCCGAAAAGGCCGCTCTCACCAAGCGCACCGTCTACTACCATTTCCGCAGCAAGGACGACCTGATCGCCGCCTGGCTCGCGATGCGCGACAAGCCCAACCTGGCGCTCTATCAGCAATGGTATGCGGCGGCGGAGGGTTTGCCTGCGGAAAGGACGGAGGCGCTGTTCGTGGCGCTCGCACGCACGGCCGGTGGCACCCACTGGCGCGGCTGCGGTTTCCTGCGCACCAGCGCCGAACTGGCCGACATGCCCGGCCATCCCGCCATGAAAGTCGCGACCGCCCACAAGAAGGCGGTGGAAGCCTGGCTGGCGGCGACCTATGCCGGGGCCGGGATTGCCGGGCCCGCCCTTCTCGCCATGCAGGTGCGGCTGCTGCTCGATGGCTGCTTTGCCGCCGGTCTCCTGCACCGCGAACCCGATTACATGCTGGCCGCAGGCAAGGCCGCCGCCACCCTGGTCGAAGCCGCCGCGACGCTTTGA
- a CDS encoding alpha/beta fold hydrolase — MVEIAPAAEPVRFEAEDGYLLYGHVFPPEGSGRSGAGSVVINCATGVRARYYHRYAAFLAAHGFCVLTYDYRGIGLSRPASIRDFPVRWRDWGRLDCDAAIRYLRRVAPQAPVSLVGHSFGGVAPGLAAAGRHLHRILTVGAQFAWWGDYAARQRLALVLKWHLAMPALTLACRYFPGRRLGWLEDLPRGVALDWAFGGRRFGTGRGGHAATRVCFSAIDAPILSIGVSDDPLGTIRALSRTLDLFTGAGRAGVMLDPAGLGFASIGHFDLFHDRHRSGFWLDTLLWLRDGVNPWPDRLFYPRPACPAAPPSGSACRA, encoded by the coding sequence ATGGTTGAGATCGCCCCCGCCGCCGAGCCCGTCCGTTTCGAGGCCGAAGATGGCTATCTGCTGTACGGCCATGTCTTTCCGCCCGAAGGCAGCGGCAGGTCCGGTGCGGGCAGCGTGGTGATCAATTGCGCCACCGGCGTGCGCGCCCGCTACTATCACCGCTATGCCGCCTTTCTCGCCGCGCATGGTTTTTGCGTGCTGACCTATGATTACCGCGGCATCGGCCTGTCGCGACCCGCCTCGATCCGGGATTTTCCGGTGCGCTGGCGCGACTGGGGCCGACTCGATTGCGATGCGGCGATCCGTTATCTCCGGCGGGTGGCACCGCAGGCGCCGGTCTCGCTTGTCGGCCACTCCTTTGGCGGCGTCGCGCCAGGGCTGGCGGCGGCGGGGCGGCATCTCCACCGGATCCTGACGGTCGGCGCGCAATTTGCCTGGTGGGGCGATTATGCCGCGCGGCAAAGGCTGGCGCTTGTTTTGAAGTGGCATCTGGCGATGCCGGCCCTCACCCTTGCCTGCCGGTATTTTCCGGGCCGCCGCCTCGGCTGGCTCGAAGACCTGCCGCGCGGCGTGGCGCTCGACTGGGCTTTTGGCGGACGGCGCTTCGGGACGGGGAGGGGCGGGCATGCCGCCACGCGGGTCTGCTTTTCAGCCATCGACGCGCCGATCCTGTCGATTGGCGTTTCCGACGATCCGCTCGGCACAATCCGCGCCCTCAGCCGCACGCTCGACCTGTTCACCGGGGCAGGGCGCGCAGGCGTGATGCTCGATCCCGCCGGTCTCGGCTTTGCATCGATTGGTCATTTCGATCTTTTCCACGACCGCCACCGCTCCGGCTTCTGGCTGGATACGCTGCTGTGGTTGCGGGATGGCGTCAATCCCTGGCCGGACCGGCTGTTTTATCCGCGACCGGCATGCCCGGCCGCACCACCATCCGGTTCAGCGTGTAGAGCATGA
- a CDS encoding MFS transporter, with protein sequence MSQIRPLVPLLVTAGILIGGNGLQGTFIALRALQEGFSTSLIGLVGTGYNIGFAIGCIYVTRIIRSIGHIRTFSALAAIASAASLAMALMINPYAWFVLRLICGLCFAGLFAVMESWLNARVTNETRARTLSVYRFVDLGSVTFAQYMIPSIGIDGFALFAVVSMALTLSMVPISFADRSSPAAPEAIRFNIRALWNISPLATAGCIAIGLSNSAFRTIGPIYGKDIGMSVTSIATFMSIGILAGVVLQYPLGHFSDRLDRRLTILVSTGGAMCATLFIGLVAGTSPLLNDIGIFFFGAFALPLYSLCSAHANDHAAEGQHALVSAGTLFFWSVGATFGPLIASVLMDHFGARTLFTYLAFIFFLFMLYTLNRMVVRPGMPVADKTAGPARD encoded by the coding sequence ATGAGCCAGATCCGGCCTCTCGTCCCCCTCCTCGTCACCGCCGGCATCCTGATCGGCGGCAACGGGCTGCAGGGCACCTTCATTGCTTTGCGCGCCCTGCAGGAGGGATTTTCCACCTCGCTGATCGGTCTCGTCGGCACCGGCTACAATATCGGCTTTGCCATCGGCTGCATCTATGTCACCCGCATCATCCGCTCCATCGGCCATATCAGGACCTTTTCGGCGCTGGCGGCGATTGCCTCGGCGGCCTCGCTGGCGATGGCGCTGATGATCAATCCCTATGCCTGGTTCGTGCTGCGGCTGATCTGCGGATTGTGCTTTGCGGGCCTGTTCGCGGTGATGGAAAGCTGGCTGAACGCGCGGGTGACCAACGAGACCCGGGCGCGCACGCTGTCTGTCTACCGCTTCGTCGATCTCGGCTCCGTCACCTTCGCGCAATACATGATCCCGTCGATCGGCATCGATGGCTTCGCGCTGTTTGCCGTCGTCTCGATGGCACTGACCCTGTCGATGGTGCCGATTTCCTTTGCCGACCGCTCCAGTCCGGCGGCACCGGAAGCGATCCGCTTCAATATCCGGGCGCTCTGGAACATTTCGCCGCTGGCGACGGCGGGCTGCATCGCCATCGGCCTGTCGAACTCCGCCTTCCGCACCATCGGGCCGATCTATGGCAAGGATATCGGGATGTCGGTGACCTCGATTGCCACCTTCATGAGCATCGGCATTCTGGCCGGCGTGGTGCTGCAATATCCGCTCGGCCATTTCTCCGACCGGCTCGACCGGCGGCTGACCATCCTGGTCTCGACGGGGGGCGCGATGTGCGCGACGCTGTTCATCGGCCTTGTCGCGGGCACCAGCCCGCTGCTGAACGATATCGGCATCTTCTTCTTCGGCGCCTTCGCCCTGCCGCTCTATTCGCTCTGTTCGGCCCATGCCAATGACCATGCGGCGGAAGGCCAGCATGCGCTGGTCTCGGCGGGCACGCTGTTCTTCTGGTCTGTCGGGGCCACCTTCGGTCCGCTGATCGCCTCGGTGCTGATGGACCATTTCGGTGCCCGCACGCTGTTTACCTATCTCGCCTTCATCTTCTTCCTGTTCATGCTCTACACGCTGAACCGGATGGTGGTGCGGCCGGGCATGCCGGTCGCGGATAAAACAGCCGGTCCGGCCAGGGATTGA
- the aspS gene encoding aspartate--tRNA ligase — MHPYRSHTCAALRKSDVGSIARLSGWVHRVRDHGGLLFIDLRDHYGMTQVVVDPDSPAFKTAETVRGEWVIRIDGQVKARMEETINKTMPTGEIELYAQEIEVLSAAKELPLPVFGEPDYPEDIRLKYRFLDLRRETLHKNIVKRTQIIADMRRRMGEIGFAEYSTPILTASSPEGARDFLVPSRIHEGKFFALPQAPQQYKQLLMVAGFDRYFQIAPCFRDEDPRADRLPGEFYQLDVEMSFVTQEDIWNTMEPVVRGVFEQFAEGKPVTQTFPRIPHDVAIRKYGSDKPDLRNPIEMEAVTAHFDGSGFKVFANMIASNPKVEIWAIPAKTGGSRAFCDRMNAWAQSQGQPGLGYIFWKEEDGRIAGSGPLAKNIGEERTAAIAEQLGLGAGDACFFVAGDPAKFYKFAGEARTRAGEELNLVDRDRFELCWIIDFPFYEWSEEEKKIDFAHNPFSMPQCDLDTFDTADPLALKAYQYDMVCNGFEIASGSIRNQSPELMVKAFEKVGLSRQDVEDRFGGLYRAFQYGAPPHGGMAAGVDRVIMLLVGAKNLREISLFPMNQQAQDLLMNAPAPATPTQLRELALRVVTTPKKD, encoded by the coding sequence ATGCATCCCTATCGCAGTCATACCTGTGCCGCCCTTCGCAAGAGCGATGTCGGCTCCATCGCCCGCCTTTCCGGCTGGGTTCATCGCGTGCGCGACCATGGCGGACTTCTGTTCATCGACCTGCGTGACCATTATGGCATGACCCAGGTCGTGGTCGATCCCGACAGCCCGGCCTTCAAGACCGCCGAGACCGTGCGCGGCGAATGGGTGATCCGCATCGATGGCCAGGTCAAGGCCCGGATGGAAGAGACCATCAACAAGACCATGCCGACAGGCGAGATCGAGCTTTACGCGCAGGAGATCGAAGTGTTGTCGGCAGCGAAGGAATTGCCGCTGCCGGTCTTCGGCGAGCCCGATTATCCGGAAGACATCCGGCTGAAATACCGCTTCCTCGACCTGCGCCGCGAAACGCTGCACAAGAACATCGTCAAGCGCACCCAGATCATCGCCGACATGCGCCGCCGGATGGGCGAGATCGGCTTTGCCGAATATTCGACCCCGATCCTGACCGCTTCCTCGCCGGAAGGCGCGCGCGACTTCCTGGTGCCGAGCCGCATCCATGAAGGCAAGTTCTTCGCCCTGCCGCAGGCCCCGCAGCAGTACAAGCAGCTCCTGATGGTGGCGGGCTTCGACCGCTATTTCCAGATCGCCCCCTGCTTCCGCGACGAGGACCCGCGCGCCGACCGTCTGCCGGGCGAGTTCTACCAGCTCGACGTGGAAATGAGCTTCGTTACCCAGGAAGACATCTGGAACACGATGGAGCCGGTTGTGCGCGGCGTTTTCGAACAGTTTGCCGAAGGCAAGCCCGTAACCCAGACATTCCCGCGCATTCCCCACGATGTGGCGATCCGCAAATATGGCTCCGACAAGCCGGATCTGCGCAACCCGATCGAGATGGAAGCCGTGACCGCGCATTTTGACGGCTCGGGCTTCAAGGTCTTCGCCAACATGATCGCCTCCAACCCGAAGGTCGAGATCTGGGCCATTCCCGCCAAAACCGGCGGCTCGCGCGCCTTCTGCGACCGGATGAATGCCTGGGCCCAGTCTCAGGGCCAGCCGGGCCTCGGCTATATCTTCTGGAAGGAAGAGGATGGCCGCATTGCAGGCTCCGGCCCGCTCGCCAAGAACATCGGCGAGGAGCGCACCGCCGCCATTGCCGAACAGCTCGGCCTCGGGGCCGGTGACGCCTGCTTCTTCGTCGCGGGCGATCCGGCGAAATTCTACAAGTTTGCAGGCGAGGCCCGCACCCGCGCCGGCGAAGAACTGAACCTTGTCGACCGCGACCGGTTCGAGCTCTGCTGGATCATCGACTTCCCCTTCTACGAATGGAGCGAGGAAGAAAAGAAGATCGACTTCGCCCATAACCCCTTCTCGATGCCGCAGTGCGACCTCGACACCTTCGACACCGCCGATCCGCTGGCGCTGAAGGCCTACCAGTATGACATGGTCTGCAACGGCTTCGAAATCGCCTCCGGCTCAATCCGCAACCAGTCGCCGGAACTGATGGTCAAGGCCTTTGAAAAGGTCGGCCTGTCCCGGCAGGACGTGGAAGACCGCTTCGGCGGCCTCTACCGCGCCTTCCAGTATGGCGCTCCGCCGCATGGTGGCATGGCGGCCGGTGTCGACCGGGTGATCATGCTGCTGGTCGGCGCGAAGAACCTGCGCGAAATCTCGCTGTTCCCGATGAACCAGCAGGCCCAGGACCTGCTGATGAACGCCCCGGCCCCGGCTACCCCCACCCAGCTGCGCGAACTGGCGCTCCGGGTGGTGACGACGCCGAAGAAGGACTAG